The proteins below are encoded in one region of Purpureocillium takamizusanense chromosome 11, complete sequence:
- a CDS encoding uncharacterized protein (COG:U~EggNog:ENOG503NUC2~BUSCO:EOG09261OXD~TransMembrane:1 (o671-690i)), protein MAMQATDHLDLGAMADRLPAAQAAPADRGTEGGNKFQHAISAWRNLDLTTLTTNLDNTASEIVAYQRDSTVQRKELAQKTKDFKKLDDSTKLVEIKGLLKAYQTFIDHLTNHSKSVNSAFSQAYTSLSDVPDPYPLLEASVDSMLVSEETLPKLTEENQHLQSNVSKLTTQLEETESKLQSERAARKELEDTLESRVKEVESSWTAVLEESKDNWEAKEKSLEDKLENQERLLNEMRASYEVTQRLGKNGEDQDAQRGRVSSAELEMLHSDLERTSSRLAEVEARNEQMRLELAQAKSSASSQPEKSLEDDPGYMRMRSENSSLIRKLDTARLEREGLKRDLDSRVRSMEREVMLLKEERESLKTKVQKWGDYDDIKQELEVLKSIEFSTGDDDDVRDKLESEAGVGKGDSLERLLLSRNKKLGDELTILRVSHQDLQSRLEDLQEELSRTNAELEKSQTLNEKLETDLENMQAEGANAFPSGVSVAGTYVTRAQTRKGRISPTSSLISGIDPRAGPGEREPMGGGSGILPMVTAQRDRFKKKNAQLEQELSDTHRTVQQLRQEVAALQKDNLNLYEKTRYVSTYSRGGATTSSSSAYASNPNPSTVSIGGTGNPGISLDRYQKAYESNISPFAAFRGRESARAYRRMSFPERVVYSITRMVLASRTSRNLFAAYCVALHLIVFFSLYWLGSADFEKHGSNFGSAAAAAAAAAAAGGGGGGGGGGSIKDGAAHGKWKEDGFGGH, encoded by the exons ATGGCCATGCAAGCGACAGACCATCTCGACCTCGGAGCAATGGCGGACCGGCTGccggccgcgcaggccgcgcCAGCCGACCGTGGCACCGAAGGCGGCAATAAGTTTCAGCATGCCATCTCGGCGTGGAGGA ATCTTGACCtgacgacgctgacgacCAACCTCGACAACACGGCATCGGAGATTGTGGCGTACCAACGAGACTCGACCGTGCAGAGAAAAGAACTAGCGCAGAAGACCAAGGACttcaagaagctcgacgactCGACGAAGCTCGTGGAGATCAAGGGTCTTCTGAAAG CCTACCAAACATTCATCGATCATCTAACGAATCATTCGAAGTCTGTCAATTCGGCCTTTTCACAGGCGTACACGTCCCTGTCCGATGTACCGGACCCTTACCCGCTCCTCGAGGCCTCAGTCGACTCCATGCTCGTGTCAGAGGAGACACTTCCGAAGCTTACCGAGGAGAACCAACATCTGCAGAGCAACGTCTCAAAGCTCACTACGCAGCTGGAAGAAACCGAGTCGAAGCTTCAATCAGAGCGCGCTGCCCGCAAAGAGCTGGAAGATACCCTGGAGTCTCGTGTGAAGGAAGTCGAGTCCTCGTGGACGGCTGTACTGGAAGAGAGCAAGGACAACTGGGAGGCAAAGGAGAAGAGCTTGGAAGACAAGTTGGAGAATCAGGAGCGCCTCCTAAACGAAATGCGTGCCAGCTACGAGGTCACTCAGCGGCTCGGCAAGAATGGAGAGGATCAAGACGCTCAGCGTGGCCGAGTCTCCAGTGCAGAGCTGGAAATGCTTCATTCGGACCTCGAGCGTACTTCGTCCCGACTGGCCGAGGTAGAGGCGCGCAACGAGCAGATGAGATTGGAGCTGGCACAGGCCAAGTCCTCTGCGTCCTCCCAGCCAGAGAAGTCCCTCGAAGACGATCCTGGTTATATGCGTATGCGGTCTGAAAACTCGTCGTTGATACGCAAGCTGGACACGGCAAGACTGGAGCGGGAGGGTCTCAAGCGTGACCTGGACTCTCGTGTCCGGTCAATGGAGCGAGAGGTGATGCTACTCAAGGAAGAGCGGGAGTCGCTCAAGACGAAGGTGCAGAAGTGGGGCGACTACGATGACATCAAGCAAGAACTCGAAGTGCTCAAAAGCATCGAATTCTCGAccggagacgacgatgacgtccGCGACAAGCTAGAGTCGGAAGCTGGGGTCGGCAAGGGTGACAGCCTGGAAAGGCTGCTATTGTCACGCAACAAGAAGCTTGGAGACGAGCTCACCATACTCCGCGTGTCGCACCAGGACCTGCAGTCCCGGTTGGAGGACCTCCAGGAAGAGCTGTCGCGAACGAATGCGGAGCTGGAAAAGTCACAAACCCTCAACGAGAAGCTGGAGACGGATCTGGAGAACatgcaggccgagggcgccaacGCGTTTCCCTCGGGCGTCTCAGTCGCAGGGACGTATGTAACCCGGGCACAGACTCGCAAGGGGAGAATATCTCCGACATCGTCCCTGATCAGCGGCATAGACCCACGAGCGGGGCCTGGCGAACGAGAGCCCATGGGCGGTGGCTCCGGCATCTTGCCCATGGTCACTGCCCAACGCGATCGGttcaagaagaagaacgcACAGCTGGAACAGGAGCTTTCCGATACGCACCGAACGGTACAGCAACTGCGTCAGGAAGTGGCGGCCCTGCAAAAGGACAATTTGAATCTTTACGAGAAGACGCGGTACGTGTCGACGTACAGTCGAgggggcgcgacgacgtcgtcttcatcaGCGTACGCATCGAACCCGAACCCCTCGACGGTATCGATTGGCGGGACAGGGAATCCGGGGATCTCGCTCGATCGGTACCAAAAGGCCTACGAGTCCAACATATCGCCGTTCGCGGCGTTTAGGGGCCGAGAGTCGGCACGAGCGTACCGGCGGATGAGCTTTCCGGAGAGGGTGGTGTACTCCATCACGAGGATGGTGCTGGCGTCTCGAACGAGCAGAAACCTGTTTGCGGCATACTGTGTGGCACTCCATTTGATAGTCTTCTTCTCTCTGTACTGGCTTGGCAGTGCGGACTTTGAAAAGCACGGCAGCAACTTTgggtccgcggcggcggcagcagcagcagcagcagcagctggtggaggaggcggtggcggcggcggcggctcgatcaaggacggcgccgcgcatgGCAAGTGGAAAGAGGACGGGTTCGGCGGGCACTGA